CCTGTTATTGCGGTTTATCAACCTTCTGTAGAGGTCGTTTAGGTCAGCGCTCGCCAACCTTCCACCCTGTAGCATAACCATAGGGCGAAGGTCAGGTGGAAGAACAGGTATAACCTCCAAAATCATCCACTCCGGTCTCTGTTTGGAGCGTCGGAATGCCTCAACTATCTGCAACTGCTTTATACGTTTGATCAGCTTCGCACCTGTTAACTCCTTTATCTCCTTCCTAAGCCTTCTTGCTTCTTCCTCAAGGTCTATCTTTTTCAAAAGCTTTTGAATCGCCTCAGCACCTATAGAAGCGACAACTATGTTTTCGTAATGTCTACCAAGTCGTTTTGAAATTGTCCTATTAACGGCTTCCAAACCCCTGAACTCGCTATCCGTCAGCAACATTTTCTCGTAAGCTCTCTCAAACACATCCAAACCCACATCCAACAACTTTTTATCCTCTTCCCTCGTAACCATTTGCTTCTCCATTTCCACCGCCTCCCTTATGCTCTCCATCTCCTCTTCCCTTCTCTTATAATCAACATCGGTAATAATGTAAGCATCAAGATAGATAACCCTTTCTACCTGCTTAGTAGGCATATCAAGAAGATTGGCAATGGGGTTTGGAACCATCTTAACGAACCAGATATGAGCGACCGGGAAGGCAAGCTCGATATGCCCCATCCTCTCCCTTCTCACTTTTGAGGTCGTCACTTCCACCCCACAGCGATTGCAGATGACCCCCTTATAGCGAACTTTCTTGTACTTACCGCAATGACACTCGTAATCGTTTACTGGTCCAAATATCCTCTCGCAGAAGAGCCCGTCTCTTTCAGGTTTTAGGGTCTTATAATTTATTGTCTCCGGTTTCTTGACCTCACCGTGAGACCAGCTCCTTATGTCATCTGGAGAAGCTATTCTAATTCTTAAGGCGGTTATGAGATTATTCATTCTCTATCGCCTCCCCTTCCTCAGTAGATTCTTCCTCCTCCGTCTCAGGTGTAACATTCAAAGCAAGGGACCTGAGCTCACTGAGGAGGATGTTAAATGATTCAGGCACACCTCCCAATTCCAACACCTCGCCCCTTACGAGCTTGGCAAAAGCCGCCCTTCTCCCTTCCACATCATCCGATTTTATCGTTAACATCTCCTGGAGGGTGTGTGCAGCGCCATATGCTTCAAGCGCCCAAACCTCCATCTCCCCGAACCTCTGCCCACCAAATTGCGCCTTCCCACCAAGGGGTTGCTGGGTGATAAGGGAATAGGTGCCTGTTGAACGAGCGTGCATCTTATCCTCAGCGAGATGTTCAAGCTTCATTATATAACCATAACCAACCGCCACTTTCTGGCTAAAAGGTTCGCCAGTCCTCCCGTCAATAAGGGTGCATTTGCCTGTATTCTCGTCAAACCCTATCCTCTCATTTATGATTGCCCTTATCCTATCACATATCTCTTTCTCGTCTTTCTTGTCCAATCCCACCCCATTGGCTAAGGGAGATACCTCCTCCTTTGGAAGCTGCCTTATAAGCTTCTCAAGATTATTGAGCGTTTGCTCAAATGTTTCCCCGCTCTCCAATTTATCAAGAACCTTAGGGGCTGTCTCCTCCAGGAACTCTATGAGTCTTTCCCGCCTCATTCTATCCGTTACCCTCTCCATCAATTTCTTTATATCCTCCTCTTTAGGACCCCGGAAGATAGGGCACACAAAGGAAATGCCCTCGTTTTTACTCACCCAACCAAGATGCAGCTCGTAGAGCTGCCCAATATTCATCCGTGAAGGGACGCCCAAGGGGTTGAGGACTATATCAACGGGAGTCCCATCTGGTAGATGGGGCATATCCTCAACGGGAAGAATCTTAGCGATTACTCCTTTATTCCCATGTCTTCCGGAAAGCTTGTCCCCAACCATTATCGGGCGTATCTGGGCAACATAAACCCTCACTAATGAGTTCACCCCCTGGGGCAGGGTATCCTCCTCTTCCCTCACAATCTCCGCACCGCATACCTCACAGGAAAGCTGCTCAGATGTGGGCTCCTTGCTGAAAATGTATTTCTTTTCACAGCGAGGACAGAAATATTTAAATCGCGAGAATATCTTAACATCAACAACTATTCCCCTTTCCCCATGAGGCATCCTCAAGGAAATATCCTTCACATCCTCCCCAGCTTTCCCGAAGAGAGCCTTTACGAGCTTCTCCTCGGGCGTGAGTTCCCTTGGAGCCTTAGGGACAATCTTACCAACCAGGATATCGTGAGGTCCGACCCTTGCCCCGATGCGAATTATACCCATCTCGTCCAAATTCTTTAGATTCTCCTCACCTACCTGTGGTATATCCCTTGTTATCTCCTCCTCACCCAAAGGTGTCTTACGCGTCGTTGTTTCGTATTCCTCTATATGAATAGATGTTAACACATCCTCCCTTACCAGCCTCTCGGATATGACTATTGCGTCCTCATAGTTATAACCTTCCCAAGGCATATAAGCGATGAGGAGGTTAGCACCCAACGCTATTTCCCCTTTATCCGTGGAAAGGCTGTCTGCGATTACTTGACCCGCTCTTACCTTGTCGCCCTTATCCACAATCGGTCTTTGATGTATGCAGGTTCCCTCATTGGAGCGCCGGAAATTGTATAGTGGATAAACGTCCCTCTCGCCGTCCATTCTCCTTATGACTATTTCCTTTCCATCCACCTTTTCCACAATTCCATCCGCCTTTGCTATAACGACCGCCTGGGAGCTCTCAGCTACCTTTGCTTCCATTCCCGTCTTTATGACGGGGGCTTGGGGAATAAGCAAGGGAACAGCCTGCCTTTGATAGTTAGCGCCCATCAAAGCTCTGTCCGCATCATCGTGCTCAAGGAAAGGAATTAGGGAAGCAGAAAGGGAAAATACCTGCTCAGGAGCTACCTCCATATACTGTGCCCTTTCCCTCTCAATAACTGGGAATTCCTTGCCATGCCTCACTCTTATATACTTCTCTACTAATCTTCCCTCTTCATCTACCTTAGCATCAGCGGGCACTATATAGGACTTCTCTTCCTCCTCTGGGTCTAAGTAAACTATTTCATTAGTCAACCTGCCATTGTCCAATTTTCTATAAGGAGTGACGATGAAACCATTCTCATCAACCTTAGCATAGCTCGTCATAGAGGTTATCAACCCGACATTTGGTCCCTCGGGGGTCTCAATCGGACAAATTTTTCCATAATGAGAAGGATGGATATTTCGCACCTCCCAGCTAACGCTCCTCCTCGTTAAACCACCCGGACCGAGAACTGAGAGGCGTCTCTTATGGGTGAGCTCGGATAGGGGATTAGTTTGGTCCATAAATTGGGTGAGCTGTCCCGTTGCAAAGAAGGCTTTTATCGCTCCCTCCAAAGGACGGGCGTAAATGAGCATCTCGGGAGTGATTCCCGCTTTATCACGGGGGATGCTTGCCATCCTCTCCTTTATCGCTCTCTCCAATTGAACAAAATAAGGGCGAAGGAATAGATGGAGAAGCTCACCCACCGGTCTTACTCTCTTATTCTTTAAGTGGTCTATGTCATCTGGCTCGAACTCTCCCTCCTCAAGAGAGGAAATTTCAACCATATATTTCGCAACACCAACGAAATCCTCCTTCGTAAGCCACCGCACATGGGATGGGACATTTATGGAGAGCTTGGCATTGAGGCGTCTTCTACCCACATCGCCAAGGTCATAATGCCTCAAATCTCCAAGATATCCATAAAGAAGAGCCTCAGCTCCCTTGATATCTGCATGCCTCACATCACCGGACCGCATAACCTTATAGAACGCCTTCAAAGCATCTTGCTCAGATACAACCTTCAAAAGAACATCCTCTCTTATAGTCTCCTCCATTTTCTTGGGAAGCTCATATACGATCAATCTATCTAACCCCAGCTTCTCTATCTTTCTGGCGAGCTCCTTCTTCTCAATCTTTGTGAAGGCGGGAACTACGACTTCTTCTCCCTTTTTAACATCCTCTCCAACATACTTGCCTAAAAGGTCCTCCGCATTCGGTCTCTCTAAAACTACTTTCTTACCAAATAACTGGATTAAATCCTCATTCTTGCTGGAAGGACCCGGTGGAGCAATGACTTTTATCACATCGTCTCTCTCCAAAGCAACCCTTGGCTCAATCGGAACTGGACCATCCCAGCTTGACCTTCCCCTTACCTCTTCTATCCTCTCCGCCGTCTCCTCGTCTATTGCCTCACCCTTCTTCACTATTACCTCTCCAGTTCGCTTATCCACGATGTTCTCGTTTGCTATCCTGCCGACCAATAGCTCCTTCTTTATGGGGAGATATTCGCTATTTAAAGCCCTGATTAAAAGGGTGATGGGAAAACTCCTCGCCTTGCCTATAGTTACATATATAGCTTCCGCTATCTTCAAACCCCGCGTTTCCTCCTGGTTCGTTTCCACCCATCTTCCCTCCGTGCGGAACTTTATCCACGCTCCTTCGGAGGGTATCAATTCTCCCTTATAGGAAATCGCTCCTCCCTTCTTAACGCCCATTGAGGTGTCAAAATAAATGCCAGGTGCACGAGTCAACTGGCTTACCACTACTTTCTCCGAACCATTAATGATAAATGTTCCCCTGCTCGTCATCAATGGAATGTCGCAAAGGTTTATCTCTTGTTCAGCTATTTCCTCGCCATAGGTGTAGTTGATGAGACGAAACTTCACATTTAAAGGAGCGTGATATGTCAGAGATTGAGCTCTGCATTCATCCTCGCTATAAGGTGGTTCGCCGAGAGTATAATCTACGAATTCCAAGACCATCGTCCCGGTATAATCCCTTATGGGGAAGAAGGTCTGGAATAGGTCTCGCAGACCCTTCTCCAAAAACTCCTGATAAGATTTTCGTGGAACCTCTAAGAGGTCCGCACGCTCAAGAAGAGAAACCTCCGTAATTTTGGTTGTTTGGATGGTTTCCTCTAAACCCAAGTTCTTTCACCTCTTTATAGATTTTTGGGTGAAGCGATAAATAGCCCCCTCTCACGAGGAGAGAGAGCCTCATTAAAATCACAGGAAAAATCACACACTAGCATATTAATGCAAAACGGGATAAAGAATCAACGACACGGCTTCTAACATAAGCCTGCGGGAAACCGGATGGTATGCGAGATTACACACAAACTTATATTATAAAAGCAAATGTCCATATCGTCAAATTTTTTCTCCATGTTTGACCAATTATATTAGACTAAAAAATGGCTCAAAATGTTTCAATGTTTCATGCAAAAAATTTCACTCTGATAATACATAACCAAGCTTGCTGGATATTTTCTTCCCAGCTTCGGTTAATCCCTTTATGAATTCCTCTATCTCCTCTTGCGAATGTTTGAAGAGAAGGGTTATTATCCCAATTGCTCCAACAAGGTCCCTATGGGCATCAAATATAGGAGCAAAAACGCCGAGAATTTCCTCCCGATACTCCCCTCTATCAAGAGCATAGCCTTGTTCTTTAATCCTTTCCAATTCCTCCTGCAAGGCTTTGGGGTCAGTTATAGTGTTAGATGTGAATTTATGTAAACCTTTCCCATTGATGTAATCAGAGAAGACATCCGGCGTTGAGTAAGCTAACAATATCTTACCACTTGCTGTGGCGTGAAGGGTAGGCACATCGCCTTGAGAGAAAACCAGATTCACCTGAATATAACTTCTGTTTGGTAATTCAATGATAGGGAACTCTTTGCCTCCTCTATAGGAAATAACTGCTACTGTCTGGTTGAATTTATCCCTTAATCTCTTTGCTTCAGGATGGCTTGCTGTGAAAAGGTCTGTTTTAGCAAGATAGCTAAATACTAACTCTACCAAACCCAATCCAATGCGGTATTTCTCCTCCTCTTCCTCAATGTATCCTACAGCCTTCATAGTTGCGAGGAGATGATGAAGAGTGCTGGGGATAATGCCCAGCTCCTGGCTCAATTCCTTTAAAGGCACACCCTCGGGACGCTCGGCGAGGAACCTGAGTATTCTGCCCGTCTTTTCTACACACTTAACCCTGACTTTTCCATGGGGGAATCTTGCTCTCTTGCCTCTTGTTCTTTCCATACGACCTCCTCCTTTGATTTGTATATAATTATACTAACCAGTAGTTAAAAAGAAAAAAGGAGGAATAGATAACATGCCGAAAGAATCAATGACGCCAAAAGAGAGATGGTTAGCAGTTATTACCCATCAGAAACCCGATAGAGTGCCTCTGGATTATTGGGCGACTGGAGAGGTTACGCAAAAACTTATGAAGTATCTCAATTGCTCAAGCTTTGAGGAATTAGCAAAACGCCTTCACCTTGATTATGTTGTGGGAGTTGCCCCAGCCTATATAGGTCCTCCTATACCGCCGGGCGAGGATATTTACGGATGTAAGTATAAAGAAGTGGATTACGGCACAGGAGTATATGCAGAGTGCATCTATCACCCCCTCGCGAGGTATAACTCCGTTGAAGAAATAGAGAAGAATTACACCTGGCCTAGCGTTGATTGGTTTGATTACTCCGTCCTCCCTAAGCAGATAGAGGGGAAAGAAGATTATCCGATAAGCGGCGGGGGCTCCGAACCGTTTTTAATCTACAAGTATCTCAGAGGTCAAGAACAAGCTTTCATGGATTTGGTTTTGAATCCAGAGATAGTGCATTATTGCTTGGATAAGCTATTTGATTTCTGTTATCAAAATACTCTGCGCATTTACGAAACTATACCCGGCAAGGTAATGCTAACATATGTATCAGAGGATTTAGGAGCTCAGGAAGATCTTATGTATTCTCCCGAGCATATTCGCACATTTCTTTTGCCCCGGATGAAAAAGATGATTGATTTAGCTCACCAGGCGGGAGCATTTGTTTTCCATCATAGCGATGGAGCTATTAGGAGAATTTTGCCGGACATGGTATCGGCAGGAATAGACATATTGAATCCCATCCAGTGGCGATGCAAAGGTATGGATAGGAGAGAATTGAAAAAGGAGTTCGGGGATAAGATTGCCTTCCATGGAGCAATGGATAATCAATGGACATTGCCCTTTGGTTCTGTAGAGGATGTAAGAAAGGAGGTAAGAGAAAACATAGATATCTTAGGGGAAGGAGGCGGTTATATACTCGCTCCCTGCCACAATCTTCAGCCTATAACTCCTTTGGAGAACATAGTCGCTATGTATGAGGAAGCCTATAATTATGGGTGGTATTGAAAAAATGCGTTATGAAGAATATTCCTTTCCTTATTTATCTGGAGAAAAGGTAGAGATACTGGCTAAGGGAGAATCGCTCTTTCCCCAAATGGGGATTAAGGAAGGGAAGATAATCGTTGATTTCGGCTGTGGTCCGGGCGCATTTACAATTCCAATCGCGAGAATAGTAGGGAAGAGTGGGATAGTCTTTGCAATTGATAAGAACGAAAAATTCCTAAGCGATTTAAAGGAAATGGCGGAGGGAGAAGGGTTGGATAACATAAAGATTATAAAAGTCCAAGATGAGGGAAAGCTCCCCCTCCCCACAGCTTCCGTTGATGTCTTTCTTCTGTTTGATGTCCTCCATCATCTTGATTGGAACAAAATCTTCTCCGA
This is a stretch of genomic DNA from bacterium. It encodes these proteins:
- a CDS encoding IclR family transcriptional regulator: MERTRGKRARFPHGKVRVKCVEKTGRILRFLAERPEGVPLKELSQELGIIPSTLHHLLATMKAVGYIEEEEEKYRIGLGLVELVFSYLAKTDLFTASHPEAKRLRDKFNQTVAVISYRGGKEFPIIELPNRSYIQVNLVFSQGDVPTLHATASGKILLAYSTPDVFSDYINGKGLHKFTSNTITDPKALQEELERIKEQGYALDRGEYREEILGVFAPIFDAHRDLVGAIGIITLLFKHSQEEIEEFIKGLTEAGKKISSKLGYVLSE
- a CDS encoding class I SAM-dependent methyltransferase, translating into MGGIEKMRYEEYSFPYLSGEKVEILAKGESLFPQMGIKEGKIIVDFGCGPGAFTIPIARIVGKSGIVFAIDKNEKFLSDLKEMAEGEGLDNIKIIKVQDEGKLPLPTASVDVFLLFDVLHHLDWNKIFSEVKRITKPAGKICVYPHHHLDREKLVEEVETFGLRLEKILTFSIYVFVVDDGMERG
- a CDS encoding DNA-directed RNA polymerase subunit beta, whose translation is MTEVSLLERADLLEVPRKSYQEFLEKGLRDLFQTFFPIRDYTGTMVLEFVDYTLGEPPYSEDECRAQSLTYHAPLNVKFRLINYTYGEEIAEQEINLCDIPLMTSRGTFIINGSEKVVVSQLTRAPGIYFDTSMGVKKGGAISYKGELIPSEGAWIKFRTEGRWVETNQEETRGLKIAEAIYVTIGKARSFPITLLIRALNSEYLPIKKELLVGRIANENIVDKRTGEVIVKKGEAIDEETAERIEEVRGRSSWDGPVPIEPRVALERDDVIKVIAPPGPSSKNEDLIQLFGKKVVLERPNAEDLLGKYVGEDVKKGEEVVVPAFTKIEKKELARKIEKLGLDRLIVYELPKKMEETIREDVLLKVVSEQDALKAFYKVMRSGDVRHADIKGAEALLYGYLGDLRHYDLGDVGRRRLNAKLSINVPSHVRWLTKEDFVGVAKYMVEISSLEEGEFEPDDIDHLKNKRVRPVGELLHLFLRPYFVQLERAIKERMASIPRDKAGITPEMLIYARPLEGAIKAFFATGQLTQFMDQTNPLSELTHKRRLSVLGPGGLTRRSVSWEVRNIHPSHYGKICPIETPEGPNVGLITSMTSYAKVDENGFIVTPYRKLDNGRLTNEIVYLDPEEEEKSYIVPADAKVDEEGRLVEKYIRVRHGKEFPVIERERAQYMEVAPEQVFSLSASLIPFLEHDDADRALMGANYQRQAVPLLIPQAPVIKTGMEAKVAESSQAVVIAKADGIVEKVDGKEIVIRRMDGERDVYPLYNFRRSNEGTCIHQRPIVDKGDKVRAGQVIADSLSTDKGEIALGANLLIAYMPWEGYNYEDAIVISERLVREDVLTSIHIEEYETTTRKTPLGEEEITRDIPQVGEENLKNLDEMGIIRIGARVGPHDILVGKIVPKAPRELTPEEKLVKALFGKAGEDVKDISLRMPHGERGIVVDVKIFSRFKYFCPRCEKKYIFSKEPTSEQLSCEVCGAEIVREEEDTLPQGVNSLVRVYVAQIRPIMVGDKLSGRHGNKGVIAKILPVEDMPHLPDGTPVDIVLNPLGVPSRMNIGQLYELHLGWVSKNEGISFVCPIFRGPKEEDIKKLMERVTDRMRRERLIEFLEETAPKVLDKLESGETFEQTLNNLEKLIRQLPKEEVSPLANGVGLDKKDEKEICDRIRAIINERIGFDENTGKCTLIDGRTGEPFSQKVAVGYGYIMKLEHLAEDKMHARSTGTYSLITQQPLGGKAQFGGQRFGEMEVWALEAYGAAHTLQEMLTIKSDDVEGRRAAFAKLVRGEVLELGGVPESFNILLSELRSLALNVTPETEEEESTEEGEAIENE
- a CDS encoding uroporphyrinogen-III decarboxylase-like protein codes for the protein MPKESMTPKERWLAVITHQKPDRVPLDYWATGEVTQKLMKYLNCSSFEELAKRLHLDYVVGVAPAYIGPPIPPGEDIYGCKYKEVDYGTGVYAECIYHPLARYNSVEEIEKNYTWPSVDWFDYSVLPKQIEGKEDYPISGGGSEPFLIYKYLRGQEQAFMDLVLNPEIVHYCLDKLFDFCYQNTLRIYETIPGKVMLTYVSEDLGAQEDLMYSPEHIRTFLLPRMKKMIDLAHQAGAFVFHHSDGAIRRILPDMVSAGIDILNPIQWRCKGMDRRELKKEFGDKIAFHGAMDNQWTLPFGSVEDVRKEVRENIDILGEGGGYILAPCHNLQPITPLENIVAMYEEAYNYGWY